From Enterococcus mundtii, the proteins below share one genomic window:
- the bsh gene encoding choloylglycine hydrolase, with protein MCTSITYTTNDHYFGRNLDLEISYNEQVTITPRNFPFVYRKAPKQESHYAIIGMAAVVDNYPLYYDATNEKGLSMAGLNFPGNAHFFDEDAEKTNITPFEFIPWILSQCKNVEEARTLLADINLVNINFSEELPLSPLHWILADQKTSIVIESVAEGLKIYDNPIGVLTNNPTFDYQLFNLNNYRSVSPTTLKNHFSDELDLSVYSRGMGGLGLPGDLSSASRFVKVAFTKLNSVKATTEQESVSQFFHILKSVEQQKGLCDVGNGQFEYTIYSSCCNVDKGIYYYTTYTNSQINAVDMTKEDLDSTELLTYPLIEEEQVHYVN; from the coding sequence ATGTGTACATCTATTACTTACACAACAAACGATCATTATTTTGGACGGAATTTGGATTTAGAGATTTCTTATAATGAACAGGTGACGATCACTCCAAGAAATTTTCCTTTTGTTTATCGGAAAGCACCAAAACAAGAGTCTCACTATGCGATCATCGGTATGGCAGCAGTTGTAGATAACTACCCCCTCTATTATGATGCAACAAATGAAAAAGGTTTGAGTATGGCTGGTTTGAATTTCCCTGGAAATGCCCATTTTTTTGACGAAGATGCCGAAAAGACCAATATCACACCATTTGAATTTATTCCTTGGATATTGAGTCAATGTAAAAACGTGGAAGAAGCTCGTACGTTATTAGCGGATATCAATTTAGTCAACATCAATTTCAGTGAAGAACTACCGTTATCTCCTCTTCATTGGATATTAGCAGATCAAAAAACATCGATTGTTATTGAATCAGTTGCCGAAGGATTAAAAATTTATGATAATCCAATCGGTGTACTAACAAATAATCCAACCTTTGACTATCAATTATTTAATTTGAACAACTATCGGTCAGTCTCACCGACTACCCTTAAAAATCATTTCTCCGATGAACTTGATTTATCGGTCTATTCTCGCGGTATGGGCGGATTAGGTTTACCTGGAGATTTATCATCTGCTTCTCGTTTTGTCAAAGTTGCATTTACAAAATTAAATTCTGTCAAAGCAACGACTGAACAGGAAAGCGTTAGTCAATTCTTCCATATCCTAAAATCGGTCGAACAACAAAAAGGACTATGTGACGTTGGGAATGGTCAATTTGAGTATACGATCTATTCTTCTTGTTGCAATGTGGATAAAGGAATCTATTACTACACGACTTACACAAATAGCCAAATTAATGCAGTCGATATGACGAAAGAAGATTTAGATAGTACAGAATTACTTACCTATCCATTGATTGAAGAAGAACAAGTCCACTATGTTAACTGA
- a CDS encoding PaaI family thioesterase, which produces MDLLQYLGIEILSVSSKEVQLTFAIEEKHHQPYGYLHGGINAVLIETACSIGANEYLQAPHFAVGIDLQVQHLNKASTGTLKVVAHPEKVGKTIHFWQATVYLDNDLKIATGQCTLLVN; this is translated from the coding sequence ATGGATCTATTACAATATCTTGGAATCGAAATACTATCCGTCAGTTCAAAAGAAGTCCAATTGACTTTTGCAATTGAAGAAAAGCATCACCAACCTTATGGCTATTTGCATGGAGGAATCAATGCTGTATTGATCGAAACGGCTTGTAGCATTGGGGCTAACGAATATTTACAAGCCCCCCACTTTGCTGTAGGGATCGATCTGCAAGTCCAACATTTAAATAAAGCCTCTACAGGTACCTTGAAAGTGGTCGCACATCCTGAGAAAGTCGGGAAAACTATTCACTTTTGGCAGGCAACGGTTTATTTAGATAATGATTTGAAAATCGCCACTGGCCAATGCACTTTGCTGGTCAATTAA
- a CDS encoding LPXTG cell wall anchor domain-containing protein, giving the protein MKYLSLLFASVLLSSVSVPVEAAQTDEQPSNDVAQLASHSVWANVNQIKFLEEHVSANSGIMRLKLGETITVKALVTYSGDIQPILQSVVQFENVDPALKIEHDPSSLVFHNKLATFTFNITLTQPINRPALFSVKVADGQPGDRHHLTPYSQCQTVEQKAGGTGGVTDPDPNPNPKPDNPDENPDETPDNPDENPDVTPDNPDENPDVTPDNPDENPNVTPDNPDENPDETPDNPDENPDVTPDNPDGNPDVTPDNPDENPVVTPDNPDENPDVTPDNPDENPDEIPDNPDENPDVTPDNPDGNPDVTPDNPDENPDAKPDKPEGNNGNYEGDNEEDGNGGHGGEEVIKPQIHPEGSNPTITIPEQVKPLSQIRKQSIPSVGTTDVLVNKKSSENAKEILPMTKIAHSSNQAANYKNSSTATEEATKQLPKTGEHNRFFTWIFGLLITGMSMVTFRKIN; this is encoded by the coding sequence ATGAAATATTTAAGTCTTCTCTTTGCTTCTGTTTTACTGAGTAGTGTTTCTGTACCAGTCGAAGCTGCACAGACAGATGAACAACCTAGCAATGATGTCGCTCAACTAGCTTCTCATTCCGTCTGGGCAAATGTGAATCAAATCAAATTTTTAGAAGAACATGTTTCAGCAAACTCTGGTATTATGAGACTTAAACTAGGAGAGACGATCACGGTGAAGGCACTGGTGACTTATTCAGGGGATATTCAACCGATTTTACAGTCTGTTGTCCAATTTGAAAACGTTGATCCAGCATTGAAGATCGAACACGATCCATCTTCACTTGTATTCCACAACAAACTAGCAACTTTTACGTTTAATATTACATTAACACAACCAATCAATAGACCTGCTTTATTCTCTGTAAAGGTGGCAGATGGTCAACCTGGAGATAGACATCATTTGACACCATATAGTCAATGTCAAACAGTTGAACAAAAAGCGGGAGGAACAGGTGGCGTGACTGATCCAGATCCTAATCCAAATCCTAAACCGGATAATCCAGATGAAAACCCAGACGAGACACCGGATAATCCAGATGAAAATCCAGATGTGACACCGGACAATCCGGACGAGAACCCAGATGTGACGCCAGATAATCCGGATGAAAATCCCAATGTGACACCGGATAATCCAGATGAAAATCCAGATGAGACACCGGATAATCCGGATGAAAATCCCGATGTGACGCCAGATAATCCGGATGGAAATCCTGATGTGACACCAGATAATCCGGACGAGAACCCAGTTGTGACGCCAGATAATCCAGATGAAAATCCCGATGTGACACCGGATAATCCAGATGAAAATCCAGATGAGATACCGGATAATCCGGATGAAAATCCCGATGTGACGCCAGATAATCCGGATGGAAATCCTGATGTGACACCGGATAATCCAGATGAGAATCCAGATGCAAAACCGGATAAACCAGAGGGGAACAATGGAAACTATGAAGGAGATAACGAGGAAGATGGAAATGGTGGACATGGTGGTGAAGAAGTGATTAAACCACAAATCCACCCTGAAGGCAGCAATCCAACGATCACAATACCTGAGCAAGTAAAACCATTGTCTCAAATTCGAAAACAATCAATTCCATCTGTTGGTACGACAGATGTACTGGTAAATAAAAAATCGTCTGAAAATGCGAAAGAAATTCTACCAATGACAAAAATAGCTCACTCTTCAAATCAAGCAGCTAATTATAAAAATTCTTCAACAGCAACAGAGGAAGCAACGAAGCAATTACCTAAAACGGGCGAGCACAATCGCTTCTTTACATGGATATTTGGTCTGCTGATCACAGGAATGAGTATGGTTACTTTTAGAAAAATCAACTAA
- a CDS encoding YitT family protein has product MKHGRNIIWTYIKIVFALTILAISINMFLGPHHIAAGGVSGLGILLESALGLNRATVILVLNIIMLILALIFLGKKPFFKVLFGSLVFPAIIEIVPEYMITPDRLLSVIFGSAIFALGVAILYKNNSSSGGTTIPPLIFKKYFNLSTSIGLLLTDAVVVSLTLFVFGFDEFLYAILSIVITSIVMNYIETGTNRQKSIMVLSENHLLEIHTRLSQEIGRGFTILEARGGYSNLSKEVLLMVVTDQEFSKVKPIIEEIDPNAFVIVNSVAEVMGSGFTYHPIE; this is encoded by the coding sequence ATGAAACACGGTAGAAATATAATTTGGACATACATTAAAATAGTGTTTGCTTTAACTATTTTAGCTATCAGTATCAACATGTTTTTAGGTCCGCATCATATTGCAGCTGGTGGTGTAAGTGGACTTGGTATTTTACTTGAGTCAGCTTTAGGTTTGAACCGAGCAACAGTTATACTGGTTTTGAATATCATCATGTTGATCTTGGCCTTGATTTTTTTAGGCAAGAAACCTTTCTTTAAAGTATTATTTGGTAGTTTAGTCTTCCCAGCGATCATTGAGATCGTCCCAGAATATATGATCACGCCGGATCGTCTCTTATCAGTCATTTTCGGTAGTGCGATCTTTGCTTTAGGTGTAGCTATCTTATACAAAAATAATTCATCTAGTGGCGGTACCACGATCCCTCCCCTTATCTTCAAAAAATACTTCAATTTAAGTACTTCCATTGGACTTTTGTTGACCGATGCTGTCGTTGTTTCGTTAACCTTATTTGTTTTTGGATTTGATGAATTTCTCTATGCGATTCTGTCGATCGTAATTACATCCATCGTGATGAATTACATTGAAACAGGAACAAATCGTCAAAAATCGATCATGGTGCTAAGCGAGAATCATCTTTTAGAAATCCACACACGTTTAAGTCAGGAGATTGGACGAGGGTTCACGATCCTAGAAGCTAGAGGCGGTTATAGTAATCTATCAAAAGAAGTGTTATTGATGGTCGTAACTGACCAAGAATTTTCTAAAGTCAAACCGATAATTGAAGAAATCGATCCGAATGCTTTTGTCATCGTCAATAGTGTAGCAGAAGTCATGGGTAGTGGATTTACGTACCATCCGATCGAATGA
- the menD gene encoding 2-succinyl-5-enolpyruvyl-6-hydroxy-3-cyclohexene-1-carboxylic-acid synthase, with the protein MTKQQEMTAYLLAFIKGMKEGGLKNVVISPGSRSTPLALLLHRDPEIKTTVIVDERSAAFCALGMAKALKQPVGVLCTSGTAAANFFPAVCEAKATNIPLLVLTADRPPEARGVGSPQTMDQQKLFGSHIKKFIELALPEATPEMIRYSYWHGANCAYEAMRVPAGPIQINLPFREPLLPDLTFSLDGSFHPKKLVTQIVSKQMPELVPWLSKKGIMIVGKELTPDEAKALLTLATSLQWPIIGDPLANLGACQQMSDGYLPHADLIFSGPVPETPEVIWQFGNLPVAKNVMLYLKKNHEAISDYVLIDEEEWRDPLHLGTSFIQIGVLDFCKLVSETLDALPNSPTSDEWLAQWKRAYQKAREVITKELSIDEWSESNASCQLLQAIKSEEALFLANSNAIRFVDRFASRTGESFPIYGNRGVNGIDGLISTAAGIALVRNKRMFVLIGDLALFHDMNALELIRRYHLPVTLIVLNNNGGGIFSFLPQNQLPETDFEPLFGTPLDLELEKVADLYNGHYIQPTSSKEFEQAIEKSRNQRDWTLIKIRGQQQEPVQLWEQMKRRYQEEIG; encoded by the coding sequence ATGACTAAACAACAAGAAATGACTGCGTATTTATTGGCTTTCATCAAGGGAATGAAAGAAGGCGGGCTTAAAAATGTCGTCATCAGTCCCGGTTCACGATCGACCCCACTTGCCTTGTTACTTCATAGAGATCCGGAAATCAAAACAACGGTGATTGTAGACGAGCGATCTGCGGCATTTTGTGCATTAGGTATGGCGAAAGCATTAAAGCAACCAGTTGGAGTTCTTTGTACGTCGGGAACTGCCGCAGCGAACTTCTTTCCAGCAGTTTGTGAAGCAAAAGCAACAAACATTCCTTTGCTAGTGCTTACAGCAGACCGTCCACCAGAAGCACGTGGCGTTGGGTCGCCACAAACGATGGACCAACAAAAGTTATTTGGTTCGCATATCAAAAAGTTTATCGAATTAGCACTTCCTGAAGCCACTCCGGAAATGATACGGTATAGCTACTGGCATGGCGCCAATTGTGCCTATGAAGCAATGCGTGTACCGGCAGGGCCAATTCAGATCAACTTGCCTTTTAGAGAGCCTTTATTGCCTGATTTAACTTTTTCTCTTGATGGATCTTTTCATCCCAAAAAACTGGTTACTCAAATTGTGTCGAAGCAAATGCCAGAGCTTGTTCCTTGGTTATCAAAAAAAGGGATTATGATCGTCGGTAAAGAATTGACACCTGATGAGGCAAAAGCGTTACTTACTTTAGCAACATCTTTACAATGGCCAATCATTGGTGATCCCTTGGCAAATTTAGGTGCTTGTCAACAAATGAGCGATGGCTATCTTCCGCATGCAGATTTGATTTTTTCTGGACCGGTTCCTGAAACTCCTGAAGTCATTTGGCAATTTGGTAATCTTCCTGTAGCTAAAAATGTGATGCTTTATTTAAAAAAAAATCACGAAGCTATTTCTGACTATGTGTTGATCGATGAGGAAGAATGGCGTGATCCATTGCATTTAGGAACAAGTTTTATCCAAATCGGTGTACTTGATTTCTGTAAACTAGTATCGGAAACTTTGGATGCACTACCTAATTCGCCAACCTCTGACGAATGGTTGGCGCAATGGAAAAGAGCTTATCAAAAAGCGAGAGAAGTCATCACTAAAGAATTGTCTATCGATGAATGGAGCGAAAGCAATGCTAGTTGCCAGTTATTGCAAGCGATAAAATCAGAGGAAGCTTTATTTTTGGCAAATAGTAACGCGATCCGCTTTGTTGATCGTTTTGCTTCGCGTACTGGAGAATCATTTCCAATCTACGGAAATCGAGGGGTCAACGGGATCGACGGGTTGATTTCTACAGCGGCAGGAATCGCTTTGGTAAGGAACAAGCGGATGTTTGTCTTGATCGGCGATCTTGCGCTGTTTCATGACATGAACGCGTTGGAGCTAATTCGACGTTATCACTTACCTGTTACTTTAATCGTATTGAACAACAATGGTGGGGGAATCTTTTCTTTTCTTCCTCAAAACCAACTCCCAGAGACTGATTTTGAACCATTGTTTGGTACGCCACTTGATTTAGAATTAGAGAAGGTAGCAGATTTATATAATGGTCATTATATACAACCAACTTCAAGTAAAGAGTTTGAGCAAGCGATTGAAAAAAGCCGGAATCAAAGGGATTGGACATTGATTAAAATTAGAGGGCAACAACAAGAACCTGTCCAGTTATGGGAACAGATGAAGCGTCGTTATCAGGAGGAAATAGGCTGA
- the menB gene encoding 1,4-dihydroxy-2-naphthoyl-CoA synthase, with protein MREWKTIKEYDEILFEQYGKIAKITINRPEVHNAFTPKTVFEMIEAFTISRDRQDIGVIILTGAGDKAFCSGGDQKVRGNGGYVGEDQIPRLNVLDLQRLIRVIPKPVIAMVKGWSIGGGNVLQLVCDITIAAENAKFGQTGPNVGSFDGGYGSGYLARVVGHKKAKEVWFMTKQYSAEEALAMNWINTVVPIEQVEDVTIEWAEEMLKKSPLALRMIKAAMNADTDGLAGIQQLAGDATLLYYTMDEAQEGRDAFKEKREPDFDQFPKFP; from the coding sequence ATGAGAGAATGGAAAACAATCAAGGAATACGATGAGATCCTATTTGAACAATATGGGAAGATTGCTAAGATAACAATCAATCGCCCAGAGGTCCATAATGCTTTTACACCAAAAACAGTCTTTGAGATGATTGAAGCTTTTACAATCAGTCGTGATCGTCAAGATATCGGTGTTATCATTTTGACAGGAGCTGGTGACAAAGCATTCTGTTCAGGTGGTGATCAGAAAGTTCGAGGAAATGGTGGGTATGTTGGTGAAGACCAAATTCCACGTTTGAATGTATTAGACTTGCAACGGTTGATCCGAGTTATTCCTAAACCAGTGATCGCGATGGTCAAAGGTTGGTCGATCGGTGGGGGCAATGTCTTACAACTTGTGTGTGATATCACAATCGCAGCGGAAAATGCGAAATTTGGTCAAACAGGGCCTAACGTTGGTAGCTTCGATGGTGGATATGGCTCAGGTTACTTAGCTCGGGTCGTAGGACATAAAAAAGCGAAAGAGGTTTGGTTCATGACGAAGCAATATAGTGCTGAAGAAGCATTGGCAATGAATTGGATCAATACGGTCGTACCAATCGAACAAGTGGAAGACGTGACGATTGAGTGGGCAGAAGAGATGTTGAAGAAAAGCCCGCTAGCTCTACGAATGATCAAAGCGGCAATGAACGCAGATACAGATGGCTTAGCAGGTATCCAACAATTGGCCGGAGATGCGACGCTTTTATATTACACCATGGATGAAGCACAAGAAGGGCGCGACGCATTTAAAGAAAAAAGAGAACCTGATTTTGACCAATTCCCTAAGTTCCCTTAA
- the menE gene encoding o-succinylbenzoate--CoA ligase codes for MTNSLSSLKPQPNSWLQKQTMLHPDAPACQWNDQCLSFRELTSHVQSFAEYYHRILPKASERVALYCENDLDGYLSILALWELGKEIQFVNTRLTTNEISEQMADAGTFILISAKKLAVNEQITWYSFPDPSELHVLQPKDWFDEGYQEASIASIMYTSGTTGKPKGVPQTFANHYASSQATALSLEVDRSDSWICCVPLYHISGLSILLRSLALGIQVTLLQGFSPQQVHQLLANGSGNYISLVSKMLKDLEPLIPESGYAPSFKKVLLGGGPGERRVMQACMEKQVPVMLSYGMTETCSQIVALSPESFGAKTGSSGKALSEVSIRIQKDKNSDQMGEILVKGPSIIDHYLNCVNPDSWTEDGWFHTGDWGYLDEEDYLYIVSRMSERIISGGENIFPVEIERVLLTCNKIAEVAVVGTWDETWGQTPVAYVRLNEPLTDREITELLAPLARYKHPTKIYCVSEIPKTATGKPIKRLLMTEERVNYIEYQIR; via the coding sequence TTGACCAATTCCCTAAGTTCCCTTAAACCTCAACCTAATAGCTGGTTGCAAAAACAAACAATGCTTCATCCAGATGCACCAGCTTGTCAGTGGAACGATCAATGTTTGTCTTTTCGCGAACTGACTTCCCACGTTCAGAGTTTTGCAGAGTATTATCATCGAATATTACCCAAAGCGAGTGAACGAGTTGCCTTGTATTGTGAAAATGATCTAGATGGCTATTTATCGATCTTAGCATTATGGGAATTAGGAAAAGAGATCCAGTTTGTCAATACACGCTTGACAACGAATGAGATCAGTGAACAGATGGCAGATGCAGGGACATTTATTCTTATTTCCGCCAAAAAATTAGCGGTCAACGAACAAATCACTTGGTATTCATTTCCCGATCCTTCGGAATTACACGTTCTACAGCCGAAGGATTGGTTTGATGAGGGGTATCAAGAAGCGTCAATCGCATCAATCATGTATACTTCTGGAACGACAGGTAAACCGAAAGGCGTACCGCAAACATTTGCCAATCACTATGCGAGTAGCCAAGCGACTGCGCTAAGTTTAGAAGTAGATCGTTCAGATAGCTGGATCTGCTGTGTGCCACTCTATCACATTAGTGGCTTATCTATTTTATTACGCTCACTTGCTTTAGGCATCCAAGTGACTCTGTTGCAGGGATTCTCTCCTCAACAAGTCCATCAACTTTTAGCAAATGGAAGTGGCAACTATATTTCTTTGGTCAGCAAAATGTTGAAAGACCTTGAACCATTGATCCCAGAAAGTGGTTATGCTCCCTCATTCAAAAAAGTATTATTAGGGGGAGGGCCGGGAGAAAGACGAGTCATGCAAGCATGTATGGAAAAACAGGTGCCTGTGATGCTTTCTTATGGCATGACAGAAACCTGTTCACAGATCGTCGCCCTTTCTCCGGAGTCATTCGGAGCAAAAACCGGTTCTTCTGGTAAAGCTTTGTCTGAGGTATCGATCCGTATTCAAAAAGATAAGAATTCAGATCAAATGGGAGAGATTTTAGTCAAAGGGCCATCGATCATCGACCACTATTTGAATTGCGTCAATCCGGATTCTTGGACAGAGGATGGTTGGTTTCACACTGGCGATTGGGGGTACCTTGATGAAGAGGATTATCTTTATATTGTCAGTCGCATGAGTGAACGTATTATTTCGGGGGGAGAGAATATTTTCCCAGTTGAAATCGAGCGAGTACTTTTAACTTGCAATAAAATTGCGGAGGTCGCTGTCGTAGGCACTTGGGATGAAACGTGGGGACAAACTCCTGTGGCTTATGTGCGATTGAATGAACCCCTTACTGATAGAGAAATCACAGAGCTATTAGCGCCATTAGCACGTTACAAGCATCCTACTAAAATCTACTGTGTCTCTGAAATTCCAAAAACTGCGACCGGAAAACCAATCAAACGTCTTTTAATGACAGAAGAAAGAGTGAATTACATTGAATATCAAATTAGATAG
- a CDS encoding isochorismate synthase — protein sequence MNIKLDSSIDDQLLGNHLYFTYSYELGEQTVKKLLSLVPSKGDRFYWCTPDEECELLGLGENLFVGEYDDIPSAIKGFSLEFSKSFLNVSRQKGGPLLFGGFPFDPNNLKEKIWSKLESGFFILPSILFKRIGSKTQVILTIRKEATTIRSLLKGFSYLDSLVSELLKGKEQEQSANIFVSSEELAIPAFLCNVEDARKEIVLEATSLKKVVLARQMAIHGSFQSTTQILQRLSEQQPQTYLFLLASDQHAFIGATPERLVQGTKSQFMTAGIAGSAPRGSTVQEDDEIGKELLKDFKNTQEHGIVAQRLENQLANIVAGDVAVSSRRLLKNRDIQHLAMTFSGERKQGVSLIDAVKLIHPSPALGGEPKELALQWIKDHEPFGRGLYGAPIGWLDPIEDVGEFAVGIRSGILTETEGILYAGCGIVADSDPEAERQETLLKFQPMLRGVKG from the coding sequence TTGAATATCAAATTAGATAGCTCAATCGATGATCAGCTTTTGGGAAATCATCTTTATTTTACTTATAGCTACGAGCTTGGTGAACAAACGGTTAAAAAACTCTTGTCTCTTGTCCCCTCTAAAGGAGATCGCTTTTATTGGTGTACTCCTGATGAGGAATGTGAATTATTAGGGCTAGGAGAAAATTTATTTGTTGGGGAATATGATGACATACCCAGTGCTATAAAAGGATTCTCTCTTGAGTTTTCTAAAAGTTTTTTAAACGTATCGAGACAGAAGGGGGGACCTTTGCTTTTTGGAGGCTTTCCATTTGATCCAAACAACCTAAAAGAAAAAATTTGGAGTAAGCTTGAATCTGGCTTTTTCATTTTACCAAGTATTCTTTTCAAGCGAATAGGTTCAAAGACTCAAGTTATTCTGACAATCAGAAAAGAAGCTACAACAATCAGAAGTCTTTTAAAAGGTTTTTCGTATTTAGATAGTCTTGTTAGTGAATTGTTAAAAGGCAAAGAACAAGAACAATCTGCAAATATCTTTGTGTCGTCAGAAGAGCTGGCAATTCCAGCTTTTCTATGCAATGTAGAGGATGCGAGGAAAGAAATCGTACTCGAAGCAACTTCGCTTAAAAAGGTCGTCTTAGCGAGACAAATGGCAATACACGGATCATTCCAGTCGACAACTCAAATTCTTCAGCGTTTATCTGAACAACAACCACAAACTTATCTATTTCTTTTAGCATCCGATCAACATGCTTTCATTGGTGCTACACCAGAACGATTGGTCCAAGGAACGAAAAGCCAATTTATGACTGCTGGGATAGCTGGTTCGGCACCTAGAGGATCGACTGTGCAGGAAGACGATGAAATCGGTAAAGAACTTTTAAAAGACTTTAAAAATACACAAGAACACGGAATTGTTGCTCAACGATTAGAGAATCAATTAGCGAATATTGTCGCCGGTGATGTCGCTGTCTCATCCCGCCGTTTATTGAAAAACCGCGATATTCAGCATTTAGCGATGACTTTCTCTGGAGAACGTAAGCAGGGAGTCTCATTGATCGATGCAGTAAAATTGATCCATCCTTCTCCTGCTTTAGGTGGTGAACCGAAAGAACTGGCGTTGCAATGGATCAAAGATCATGAACCTTTCGGTAGAGGGTTATACGGGGCACCAATCGGGTGGTTGGACCCGATCGAGGATGTCGGAGAGTTTGCTGTAGGCATCCGCTCGGGTATCTTGACTGAAACCGAAGGAATATTATATGCAGGTTGTGGCATTGTTGCGGATTCTGATCCTGAGGCAGAACGCCAAGAAACATTGCTAAAATTTCAACCTATGCTTAGAGGAGTGAAGGGATGA
- a CDS encoding MarR family winged helix-turn-helix transcriptional regulator, producing MEELLLKNQLCFPLYATSKEITRYYTPLLKPLDLTYTQYLVLLVLWERKQITMKELGKILCLDSGTLTPVIKKLTSKQYITRKRDDSDERVSILSLTEQGLLLQEQAKDIPEKILDFLPLDEEELSMLLYLTKKMLKNFNKEQHAR from the coding sequence TTGGAGGAGTTATTACTAAAAAATCAATTATGCTTTCCTTTATATGCCACCTCTAAAGAAATTACTCGTTACTATACGCCCTTGTTGAAGCCACTGGATCTTACTTATACGCAGTATCTTGTTTTACTTGTTTTATGGGAGAGAAAACAAATCACCATGAAGGAATTAGGAAAGATCTTGTGTTTGGATTCAGGAACTTTGACTCCCGTAATAAAGAAATTAACTAGTAAGCAGTATATCACTCGTAAAAGAGATGATTCAGATGAACGAGTATCTATCCTATCTCTAACTGAACAAGGACTTTTGTTGCAAGAACAAGCAAAAGACATTCCAGAAAAGATCCTTGATTTTTTACCTTTAGATGAAGAAGAATTATCTATGCTACTTTACTTGACTAAAAAAATGCTTAAAAATTTTAATAAAGAACAACACGCTCGGTAA
- a CDS encoding organic hydroperoxide resistance protein, whose translation MKKMYSTKMINTGGRSGEVHSPDHSFELNIAAPGKRVEDATNPEQLFAAGFSACFNSALDLIKTQKNIDGASTISAQVSLYAESEMSFVLGVEIEGSVEGLSLEETQELLEAAHKVCPYSKAIAGNIEVTLTAVEN comes from the coding sequence ATGAAAAAAATGTATTCAACAAAAATGATCAATACTGGCGGACGTTCTGGTGAAGTACACAGTCCAGATCACTCATTCGAGCTTAACATTGCAGCTCCAGGTAAACGTGTAGAAGATGCAACAAATCCGGAACAATTGTTTGCCGCTGGCTTTAGTGCATGTTTCAACAGCGCACTAGACTTGATCAAAACACAAAAAAATATTGACGGTGCATCAACAATCAGCGCTCAAGTGTCTCTATATGCAGAAAGTGAAATGAGTTTTGTGTTAGGCGTTGAGATCGAAGGTTCAGTTGAAGGTTTATCACTCGAAGAAACACAAGAATTACTAGAAGCTGCACATAAAGTTTGTCCTTATTCAAAAGCAATAGCTGGCAATATTGAAGTCACTTTGACAGCCGTAGAGAACTAG